Genomic segment of Paenalkalicoccus suaedae:
ATTGAGGTGGAGAGATGAACAGATCGAGGATGCTCCCTGCGCTATTTTTGCTCGCGCCGTTGGTTATGACGGCCTGCGGGACAGAAACACCGGAGGATATGCAAAACGCAAACGACGTCAACGTAGCTCCGAACGAAGAAATCGAAAGCGAAGCTTCTGCATCAGAGAATGACGAGGTTTCTCAAGAGAACGAGGTTGAAGAGACTTCTAATGAAGCAACACACACAGAGAACGAAATAAATGAAGCAAACGAACCTGTTGAGGAAGAAGCCGCTGACTCATCCAACGAAGACATTCAGATCGCGAGCGCGACAGAAGACTTAGGCTCGTTAAGCGTCCACTTTATTGATGTAGGACAGGCTGATGCCACGTTGTTTGAATTCGACGAGGCGACGATTCTATTCGATACTGGCGATTACAGTCGCAATGATGTGGTCAATTATTTACATGCCAATGATATCGAAGAAATCGACATTCTAATTGGCAGTCACCCACACGCGGATCACATCGGTCAGATGGACACCATTTTAAACGAATTCGATGTATCGGAAGTATGGATGTCCGGTGCCACAGCTACGTCTCAAACGTTTGAACGTGTCTTAGATGCGATCGAGACGACTGGGGTCGATTACTACGAGCCGCGCGCAGGTGATATTTTTGACGTCGGACCGCTAGTTGTGGAGATTGTCCACCCTGTTTCTGCCTTGAATGATTTAAATGATGACTCTATCTCTGCCACGTTTACGTACGGCGACATTACCTTCCTGCTTACTGGTGACGCGGAGCAGAATGCGGAGCAAATGATGGTGAATAGTGGCTATGATATTAGTGCGGACGTGCTTCAGCTTGGTCACCACGGCTCAAATACGTCCACAACCGAGGGCTTTTTATCTGCCGTGTCCCCGAGCATTGCCATTGTTTCTGCTGGCGAAAATAATTCATACGGTCACCCGCATGAAGAGGTCGTCACGCGCGTGGAGCAGGCAGGCATTGATCTATACGGCACCCACGTGCACGGCACGGTTATCGTAGAAACGGATGGTCAAGAGATGAATGTCTTAACAAGCGCGGACGGCACGGTTTCGCCTTCATCATCGGGAGGATCTAGCGGCGGAGCTACGCCAGCGGACGACCCAGATCCAGTTGAAGAAGAGCCTGTGGAAGAGCCCGCAACGGATCTCACTCCAAGTGGCTGTATCGATATTAACAGCGCGTCGTTCGACGAACTGCAGGGAATTATCCACATCGGTCCTGAGCGGGCCGAGGAACTGATATCGCTCCGTCCATTCAACTCCGTCGATGACCTTACTCGCGTAAACGGCATCGCCGCTGGTAGACTTGGCGATATTGTCGCCGAGGGCGCAGCCTGTGCAGGAGGTTCATCATGAAAAAATTAGGTGTGATCGATCGTATAGAAGACGGACAGCACGCTGTCATTCTCGTTGAGTCTGAGCAGCTCCAATTCAATGTTCTTCGCGAAGACCTCCCAGCAGGTGCAGAGGAAGGTACCTGGATAACGTTTGACGCGGTGGACGGGGTCGTTAGTAATATAGAGCTAGACTCCGCCAAAACGCACGAGCAGACAGAGCGCATCGAGAACAAACTAGGACGAATACGTAAGAAAAGTAGTGGCAGTAAGTTTAAAAGAAGATGATAGCTATAGAACAAGCCCAGCCAGGAGATTCTCTCTCAGGCTGGGCTTGTTTGTGTAGAAGTATTAGAGATAGAGTTGCTAAGTGCCGTGCTGTGAGGAGCGTTGGCGGACGGTTGTTTGATCGGGTTCTGGTTCGGGCTGGTAGATATGTTGAGGACTTCTAAATTTGGTTATATGGTAACTGAGCCTCGTTTCTGGATTATCGATCTCCGTTTTCGGATAATGATCGACTGCTTCCGGATTATCGATCTCCGTTTTCGGATAATGATCAACTGTTTCCGGATTATCGATCACCGTTTTCGGATAATGATCGGCTGTTTCCGGATTATCGATCACCGTTTTCGGATAATGATCGGCTGTTTCCGGATTATCGATCACCGTTTTCGGATAATGATCAACTGTTTCCGGATTATCGAACCCCGTTTCTGGATAATGATCGACTGTTTTCGGATAATGAACACCCGTTTTCGGATAATGATCAACTGTTTCCGGATTATCGAACCATCTATCCGGATAACCGCACTACCGCACCGCACCCCATCCCCATCAGCACAACACCCCAACCTACCCCACACGCACCTTCACAAATTTCCGCTTCCCAACCTGCACGATCATCTCGTCCGTTACTTCAACGCGCGCTTTATCATCCTCTACCTTCACACCGTTAATCCGAACGCCACCGTTCGCAATCATACGACTTGCCTCACTATTCGAATGGAACAAATTCAGCTGCGTTAGCAACACTAACACACGCACACTGTTTCCTGCGCCCGACGATTTTTTCTCACCGACGCCAGCAGCTTCAAAATCAAACACGACTTCATCCATAAAATCAGGCAACGCGCCCTTTTGGAAGACCGCGAT
This window contains:
- a CDS encoding DUF3006 domain-containing protein; this encodes MKKLGVIDRIEDGQHAVILVESEQLQFNVLREDLPAGAEEGTWITFDAVDGVVSNIELDSAKTHEQTERIENKLGRIRKKSSGSKFKRR
- a CDS encoding MBL fold metallo-hydrolase; the protein is MNRSRMLPALFLLAPLVMTACGTETPEDMQNANDVNVAPNEEIESEASASENDEVSQENEVEETSNEATHTENEINEANEPVEEEAADSSNEDIQIASATEDLGSLSVHFIDVGQADATLFEFDEATILFDTGDYSRNDVVNYLHANDIEEIDILIGSHPHADHIGQMDTILNEFDVSEVWMSGATATSQTFERVLDAIETTGVDYYEPRAGDIFDVGPLVVEIVHPVSALNDLNDDSISATFTYGDITFLLTGDAEQNAEQMMVNSGYDISADVLQLGHHGSNTSTTEGFLSAVSPSIAIVSAGENNSYGHPHEEVVTRVEQAGIDLYGTHVHGTVIVETDGQEMNVLTSADGTVSPSSSGGSSGGATPADDPDPVEEEPVEEPATDLTPSGCIDINSASFDELQGIIHIGPERAEELISLRPFNSVDDLTRVNGIAAGRLGDIVAEGAACAGGSS